From the Syntrophomonadaceae bacterium genome, one window contains:
- a CDS encoding phenylacetate--CoA ligase family protein: protein MTGGMYQKNPLDSRIKDKFGLQTGSFSRQALRDYQLKRLQETIDYVFRNSHFYRKRFKGYGETRLTCPEDLARLPFTTPHDIREHALQMLCVSQSEIERVVTLESSGTTGEPKRLYFTRDDQELTIDFFMQGMSFLTSPGERVLILLPGERPGSIGDLLHTALTRIGVIPIKHGIIKSLPDTLEKLAATRADVLVGIPVQVLALARYYDLRGRGIPVFLKRMLLSTDYVPRAVIQEADRIWGCEVYNYFGMTEMGLGGGIECGNHHGYHLYEGDFFLEIVDPKTEEAVAEGRYGEVVFTTLTRRGMPLVRYRTGDLSRFVPGECSCGSITRRLEKIMARKTGVVPLAGDCYLKIADLDEALLALPGIVDFSATVSRLQDSPRLKILISVLGPVGNLQDIRRELLRIPALGYWLKQGTPELSVELCECDDSYVPRTGKRQIIIE, encoded by the coding sequence ATGACAGGCGGAATGTATCAAAAAAATCCTTTGGATTCCCGGATCAAGGATAAATTCGGTTTGCAGACAGGATCGTTTTCGCGACAGGCTTTACGGGACTACCAGTTAAAAAGGCTACAGGAAACCATTGACTATGTTTTTCGGAACAGTCACTTTTACCGCAAACGTTTCAAAGGGTATGGAGAAACCAGGCTGACATGTCCGGAGGACCTGGCGCGACTACCCTTCACAACTCCTCATGATATACGGGAGCATGCCCTGCAAATGCTCTGCGTGTCCCAGAGCGAGATTGAACGTGTCGTGACCCTGGAAAGTTCCGGCACCACTGGCGAGCCCAAGCGCCTATATTTTACGCGAGACGATCAGGAACTGACCATCGATTTTTTTATGCAGGGCATGTCCTTTTTGACTTCGCCCGGCGAACGCGTCCTGATCCTGCTCCCCGGCGAGCGCCCCGGCAGTATCGGTGATTTGTTGCATACAGCCCTGACCAGGATTGGTGTCATACCCATTAAACACGGGATTATTAAGAGCCTACCGGATACCCTGGAAAAACTGGCGGCTACCCGGGCCGACGTTCTGGTGGGCATTCCTGTTCAGGTTCTGGCACTGGCCAGATATTATGATCTAAGGGGCCGGGGAATTCCTGTATTCTTAAAAAGGATGCTGTTGAGCACCGATTATGTGCCCCGGGCCGTTATTCAGGAAGCGGACAGGATTTGGGGCTGCGAAGTGTACAACTACTTCGGCATGACCGAAATGGGCCTGGGCGGAGGCATTGAGTGCGGAAACCATCACGGGTATCATTTATATGAAGGGGATTTCTTTTTGGAAATTGTTGACCCAAAGACTGAGGAAGCGGTAGCGGAAGGCCGGTACGGCGAGGTGGTTTTTACCACGCTGACCAGGCGGGGAATGCCTCTGGTCCGTTACCGCACGGGAGATCTTTCCCGCTTTGTACCGGGAGAATGCTCCTGCGGCAGTATTACCCGCCGGTTGGAGAAGATCATGGCCAGAAAAACGGGGGTTGTTCCCCTGGCCGGGGACTGCTACCTGAAAATTGCAGACCTGGACGAAGCACTGCTGGCCCTGCCTGGTATTGTTGATTTTTCCGCAACGGTATCCCGGCTACAGGATTCCCCCAGGTTGAAAATTTTAATCTCAGTCCTGGGGCCTGTCGGCAATCTGCAGGATATTCGCCGGGAATTACTGCGGATTCCCGCACTTGGTTACTGGCTTAAGCAAGGGACACCAGAGCTTTCAGTGGAATTGTGTGAATGTGATGATTCATACGTCCCCCGTACAGGCAAGAGACAAATCATCATTGAATGA
- a CDS encoding histidine phosphatase family protein, with protein MEQKLIYLVRHGKIELEDDHRRYIGQIDPPLCKEGKEQARSLGDRLNRVKIEGVFCSDLSRSVDTAREIAVRHGLISQERADLREISLGRWEGLKFAEVARCYPKEFKERGADIGYFRPPGGESFADCSGRVVAAFHEIVQSPFNSVAIVGHAGINRLIICHILGLPLANLFRISQDYACLNIIMAGDFGFRLKLLNQTTIN; from the coding sequence ATGGAACAGAAACTCATTTACCTGGTCAGGCATGGCAAAATAGAGCTGGAAGATGACCATCGGCGTTATATAGGTCAAATCGACCCGCCGCTATGCAAAGAGGGCAAGGAACAGGCCAGAAGCCTGGGCGACAGACTGAACAGGGTGAAAATTGAGGGTGTTTTTTGCAGCGACCTCTCCCGTTCTGTTGATACGGCACGGGAAATAGCCGTCAGGCATGGACTGATCTCGCAGGAGAGAGCGGATTTACGGGAAATCAGTTTGGGCCGCTGGGAAGGCCTGAAATTTGCTGAAGTGGCGCGCTGCTATCCCAAAGAATTTAAAGAGCGCGGCGCTGACATCGGTTATTTCCGTCCGCCGGGCGGAGAAAGCTTCGCCGACTGCAGCGGCAGAGTGGTAGCGGCTTTCCATGAGATTGTCCAATCGCCTTTCAACAGTGTAGCGATTGTGGGTCATGCCGGTATCAACCGCCTGATAATCTGTCATATTTTGGGCCTGCCTTTGGCCAACCTGTTCAGGATTTCCCAGGATTATGCCTGCTTAAATATTATCATGGCGGGAGATTTTGGGTTTCGCCTGAAACTCCTTAACCAAACTACTATAAACTAA
- a CDS encoding C_GCAxxG_C_C family protein, whose translation MNEDFFRMVELSQKEFYCSQILLMLGLEAQEKINPDLVRAMNGLIGGLCFQGHNCGALTGGACLLALYAGKGTPEEVGDSRLEKMVGELVEWFEQEYESKYGGINCSDILENDLNKRKERCPQIVYDTFAKTKELLADNGYDLTGKLEV comes from the coding sequence GTGAATGAAGATTTCTTTCGTATGGTGGAGCTTTCGCAAAAGGAATTCTACTGCAGCCAAATCTTGCTGATGCTGGGTCTGGAAGCCCAGGAGAAAATTAACCCTGATTTAGTTCGAGCCATGAATGGATTAATCGGAGGCCTTTGTTTTCAGGGGCATAATTGCGGAGCGCTGACGGGAGGCGCCTGCTTGCTGGCCCTGTATGCCGGCAAAGGGACGCCGGAAGAAGTTGGAGACAGCCGCCTTGAAAAGATGGTCGGCGAACTGGTTGAATGGTTTGAGCAGGAATATGAGTCCAAGTATGGCGGCATTAATTGCAGCGATATTTTGGAAAACGATTTGAATAAACGCAAGGAGCGCTGTCCGCAGATAGTATATGATACTTTTGCCAAGACTAAAGAGCTTCTCGCTGATAATGGTTATGATTTGACAGGAAAACTGGAGGTGTGA
- a CDS encoding phosphate propanoyltransferase — MPENKLKLEVPVGISNRHIHLSQQHLEALFGKGYELTKMKDTYQPGHFAANETLTVVGPKGIIENIRILGPIRKETQIEISLTDSYKLGIKAPVRESGKLEGSAGCALIGPNGVVSLQRGVILAERHIHMSLAEAHAACLQDNDRVLVLAGDVRELCFHHVLVRVHPSFNLEIHIDTDEANAAGLRNGDKVMIIGKHSHSLEMVG; from the coding sequence ATGCCTGAAAACAAACTTAAACTTGAGGTTCCGGTAGGTATTTCCAATCGGCATATCCATCTATCGCAACAGCATTTGGAGGCTCTGTTCGGAAAAGGTTATGAACTGACAAAAATGAAAGATACTTACCAGCCTGGACACTTCGCCGCCAATGAAACCCTGACGGTGGTCGGGCCTAAAGGTATTATCGAGAATATCCGGATTTTGGGACCTATTAGAAAGGAAACCCAAATAGAGATTTCTTTGACGGATAGTTATAAATTAGGAATTAAGGCCCCGGTGCGGGAATCTGGCAAGCTGGAAGGTTCAGCGGGCTGTGCCTTAATTGGGCCAAATGGTGTCGTTTCCCTTCAGCGAGGCGTTATTTTAGCTGAGCGTCATATTCACATGTCTCTTGCCGAAGCCCATGCTGCCTGTTTGCAGGATAATGACCGGGTGTTGGTGCTGGCTGGCGATGTGCGGGAACTTTGCTTCCATCATGTATTGGTGCGGGTACACCCGAGCTTTAATTTGGAGATTCACATCGATACTGATGAAGCCAATGCTGCCGGGTTGCGCAATGGAGACAAAGTGATGATCATCGGCAAGCATAGCCACAGCCTGGAAATGGTCGGCTAA
- a CDS encoding NTP transferase domain-containing protein, translating into MRRDKISALILAAGYSSRMGEFKPLLPLYGKTVIERAVCGFRQMGLKDIRVVTGYRAEELLPVLCSLQVTPVYNEQYASGMFSSLLAGLRTLADEAEAFFMLPVDTPLVKNKTLEKLLEKFQGTGKSVIYPCFRGERGHPPLIARECFNSILACDISGNLRQVLKQFEEESYDAEVVDRGILLDMDTPEDYENIKACHERGNIPTLEECEALFSLYHVPEPVIRHGRMVAKVAYELGESLNKSASCLLDLDLVMAGGLLHDIAKGRPNHAQAGAAILEQEGFPGVAKVISRHMNLGSPDKYPVIDETALVYLADKVVEKEKTVRIEQRYSDAFRRNTGNPEAVKGVGERMKQAHLIKERIENSLGLNDLYAYLFSGEG; encoded by the coding sequence ATGCGCCGAGATAAAATTTCAGCGTTAATCCTGGCTGCGGGATATTCGTCCCGCATGGGCGAATTCAAGCCGCTCCTGCCGCTTTACGGCAAAACAGTTATCGAAAGGGCTGTTTGCGGTTTTCGCCAGATGGGCCTTAAAGATATCAGGGTGGTGACAGGTTACCGGGCGGAAGAATTGCTACCTGTTTTATGCTCGTTACAAGTGACCCCTGTCTATAATGAGCAATATGCCTCCGGCATGTTTTCTTCGCTCCTGGCCGGATTGCGTACTTTGGCCGATGAGGCGGAAGCCTTTTTTATGTTGCCCGTTGACACGCCTCTGGTGAAAAACAAAACCCTGGAGAAGCTTCTGGAAAAGTTTCAAGGGACCGGAAAGAGCGTAATATACCCCTGTTTTCGCGGAGAGCGGGGCCATCCGCCCTTGATTGCCCGGGAGTGCTTCAACTCAATTCTCGCCTGTGATATTTCAGGCAATCTGCGCCAGGTATTAAAACAGTTTGAGGAAGAGTCCTATGACGCTGAAGTCGTTGACCGGGGGATTCTCCTGGATATGGACACTCCAGAGGATTATGAAAATATCAAAGCCTGCCATGAGCGCGGCAATATCCCCACCCTTGAAGAGTGCGAAGCGCTGTTTTCCCTCTACCATGTTCCGGAGCCGGTGATCAGGCATGGCCGGATGGTGGCCAAAGTGGCGTATGAGCTTGGGGAAAGCTTGAATAAATCCGCTTCCTGTCTTCTGGATCTTGATCTGGTTATGGCGGGGGGACTCTTGCATGACATAGCCAAAGGCAGGCCTAATCACGCGCAGGCTGGAGCGGCTATCCTGGAACAGGAAGGTTTTCCAGGAGTGGCCAAGGTGATATCCAGGCATATGAATTTGGGGTCCCCTGATAAATATCCTGTCATTGATGAAACAGCCCTTGTCTATTTGGCCGATAAAGTTGTAGAAAAAGAAAAGACAGTAAGGATTGAACAAAGGTATAGCGATGCTTTCAGAAGAAACACCGGCAATCCTGAAGCAGTGAAAGGCGTTGGGGAACGTATGAAGCAGGCGCACTTAATTAAAGAACGCATAGAAAATTCTTTGGGATTGAATGATCTGTATGCGTATTTGTTCAGCGGGGAGGGATAG
- a CDS encoding class I SAM-dependent methyltransferase gives MKSAHQDSAIKLLDGMLHPGGLFLTQRLIDYCAFQPGARVIDIGCGAGNTVEYLQDIRRMDAVGIDSSEEALRQGKMRSPGLRLLKAQAESLPFAPASFEGVIAECSLSVMKYDGGVLSGINRVLVAGGKLAITDLYIKNDRSKAPASGSTEPNCLNGALTYSELTRMMEEYGFKILLWEDHSPCLKEFIARYIMEYGVLAHCWQRGAQEKRERKEKIGYFLLVAEKPASAGVLD, from the coding sequence ATGAAGAGTGCTCACCAAGATTCGGCAATAAAGCTGCTGGACGGGATGCTGCACCCCGGCGGTCTCTTCTTGACGCAGCGGCTTATTGATTATTGCGCTTTTCAACCCGGCGCCAGGGTAATCGATATAGGGTGCGGCGCCGGAAATACAGTGGAATATCTTCAGGATATCCGGCGCATGGACGCCGTAGGTATTGACTCGTCAGAAGAGGCGCTCAGGCAGGGGAAAATGCGCTCGCCGGGCTTGCGTCTCCTAAAGGCTCAGGCCGAAAGCCTGCCCTTTGCCCCTGCGTCCTTTGAGGGAGTTATAGCTGAATGCAGCTTATCCGTCATGAAATATGACGGCGGGGTGTTGTCCGGAATTAACCGCGTCCTGGTTGCCGGCGGAAAACTGGCCATCACAGATCTTTATATCAAAAATGACCGCTCCAAAGCCCCGGCATCCGGGTCAACTGAACCAAACTGTCTAAACGGAGCCCTGACTTACAGCGAACTGACCCGGATGATGGAGGAATATGGATTCAAAATATTGCTCTGGGAAGATCACTCCCCTTGTTTAAAGGAGTTTATTGCCCGTTATATCATGGAATACGGAGTACTGGCCCATTGCTGGCAGCGTGGCGCGCAAGAAAAAAGGGAGCGGAAGGAAAAAATCGGATACTTTTTACTGGTGGCTGAAAAACCGGCTTCGGCCGGGGTCTTGGATTAA
- a CDS encoding radical SAM protein encodes MDLRNRILPGTTESVCPECLKRIPAEKIIDGGRVYLVKSCPEHGEYRVLIWEGGPAYESWATTKIPSSPAVCRTEVQRGCPYDCGLCPDHRQETCCVLLEITQRCNLCCPVCFASANNNFSADPDLAEIESWYRLLLEGGGPYNIQLSGGEPALRDDLPAIIRMGRELGFDFIQLNTNGVRLALEPGFVKELKEAGLSCVFLQFDGTTDEIYRQIRGAAVLDLKKLAIAGCAREGIGVVLVPTLVPGVNMDNLGEIIRFAITQMPTVRGVHFQPVSYFGRYPKAPPVRRITIPEVLRALESQTAGQLKSDNFLPASAENAYCSFHGNFILMPGGELKPWSSFETIRTSQAGQSCCKPLMAAEELKKGREFVARQWAAPQNANRPALGGCSSQGVEDGRQSGINTSSLDQFLERISEYTLAISGMAFQDAWTLDLERLRECKIHVVSPDKRIIPFCAYNLTTRNGKSLYRGLGVRV; translated from the coding sequence ATAGATTTGAGAAACAGGATCTTGCCGGGGACAACGGAAAGCGTCTGTCCAGAATGCCTGAAGCGTATTCCGGCGGAAAAGATAATTGACGGCGGGCGGGTATACCTGGTAAAAAGCTGCCCGGAACACGGGGAGTATCGCGTTTTGATCTGGGAAGGGGGACCGGCCTATGAAAGTTGGGCCACAACAAAAATACCTTCTTCGCCGGCGGTTTGCAGAACCGAGGTCCAGCGAGGCTGCCCTTATGACTGCGGGCTCTGCCCGGACCACAGGCAAGAGACCTGTTGCGTTCTGTTGGAAATTACTCAGCGCTGCAATCTTTGCTGTCCGGTCTGCTTTGCCTCTGCGAATAATAACTTTAGCGCCGATCCTGACCTGGCTGAGATTGAAAGCTGGTACCGCCTCCTGCTGGAGGGGGGCGGACCATATAATATCCAGCTTTCCGGGGGGGAACCCGCGCTGCGCGATGATTTGCCGGCCATAATCAGGATGGGACGGGAACTGGGTTTTGATTTTATCCAGCTAAACACCAACGGGGTGCGCCTGGCCCTGGAGCCGGGATTTGTAAAAGAGCTGAAGGAGGCCGGATTAAGCTGTGTTTTCTTGCAGTTTGACGGAACCACCGATGAAATCTACCGGCAGATCAGGGGCGCAGCTGTTTTGGACTTAAAAAAACTGGCTATTGCCGGCTGCGCCAGGGAAGGAATCGGAGTAGTCCTTGTTCCGACCTTGGTTCCCGGCGTAAATATGGATAATCTCGGCGAGATTATCCGTTTCGCCATTACTCAGATGCCCACCGTAAGAGGGGTACATTTTCAGCCCGTCAGCTATTTTGGCCGGTATCCAAAAGCGCCGCCGGTAAGAAGAATTACCATCCCGGAGGTCCTGCGGGCTCTGGAAAGCCAGACCGCCGGACAGCTTAAGTCGGACAATTTTCTGCCTGCCAGCGCTGAAAATGCTTATTGTTCCTTTCATGGAAACTTTATCTTAATGCCCGGCGGCGAACTTAAACCCTGGTCTTCCTTTGAGACGATCAGGACTTCCCAGGCCGGCCAAAGCTGCTGCAAACCGTTAATGGCGGCGGAAGAACTGAAAAAAGGCCGGGAGTTTGTGGCCAGGCAGTGGGCCGCTCCGCAGAATGCCAATAGGCCGGCCCTCGGCGGATGCTCCTCCCAAGGCGTGGAAGACGGGAGGCAGAGCGGGATTAACACCTCCAGTCTTGATCAATTCCTGGAGCGTATTTCCGAGTATACCCTGGCCATCTCGGGGATGGCGTTCCAGGATGCGTGGACGTTGGACCTGGAGCGCCTGCGGGAGTGCAAAATTCATGTGGTAAGCCCCGATAAAAGGATAATTCCCTTTTGCGCCTACAACCTGACAACCAGAAACGGAAAAAGTCTCTACCGGGGTTTAGGGGTGAGAGTATGA
- a CDS encoding redox-sensing transcriptional repressor Rex — translation MRVLSLTTVKRLPNYYQIIKDLHGRGREYVSCDRLAKLLGIAPGLVRKDLAEVAAKVQKVGYHVPDTLRNIQEILGMHNSKQAVLVGVGSLGQALLNYRGFDDYGFKIVAAFDTDATKAGQFIGQTEVLPVSLMPGLIRRLYVKIAVLTVPADQAKTTAAELIKAGIEAIWNFTPESLEVPSDILVRNEDLGVGLALLSYELERRIMPK, via the coding sequence TTGCGAGTACTCAGCTTGACAACGGTAAAACGGCTGCCCAACTACTACCAGATTATTAAGGATCTGCATGGACGGGGGCGCGAGTATGTATCCTGTGATAGGCTTGCTAAACTGCTGGGCATAGCTCCCGGTTTGGTGCGCAAGGATTTGGCGGAGGTGGCAGCCAAGGTGCAGAAGGTTGGCTACCATGTCCCGGATACCTTGCGAAATATCCAGGAGATCCTCGGTATGCACAACTCCAAACAAGCAGTTTTGGTTGGAGTGGGCTCTTTGGGGCAAGCTCTGTTGAACTACCGGGGATTTGACGATTATGGTTTTAAGATTGTGGCTGCCTTTGACACCGATGCGACTAAAGCGGGGCAGTTCATCGGCCAAACCGAGGTCTTGCCGGTTTCCCTCATGCCTGGCCTCATACGGCGGCTGTATGTGAAAATAGCTGTTCTGACTGTTCCGGCGGACCAGGCAAAAACCACTGCCGCCGAGTTGATAAAGGCAGGTATCGAAGCTATTTGGAATTTTACCCCAGAATCCCTGGAAGTGCCTTCAGATATCCTTGTGCGCAACGAAGACCTGGGAGTTGGTCTTGCCCTCTTGAGTTACGAGTTAGAGAGGCGGATTATGCCTAAATAA
- a CDS encoding XdhC family protein — protein sequence MKPLWQDMEQLLSWGESFVVTTIFDKSGSVPRTAGAKMVIKMDGSIIGTIGGGRLEAEARSLAAEVFKSKSPLTQKFMLTGTDAAQMDMICGGKGEFLLDYIDAADQANLEIYRGIAKTLEKREKAWLITELGTALHNKGKRQQCLVKQDGSLTGTFEWDRGFLAKLIEGSAKISIHWEVLEDRRLLIEPIRNTGVLYIFGAGHVSQKIAPIAEMTGFKTVILDDRAEYASKERFPLSEIILLEALAEPLPDLAFNQDSYLVIVTRGHLHDKAVLGQVIRKPVAYIGMIGSRRKRDMVYKALKEELGLVDGDFARVHSPIGLDILAETPEEIAVSIVAELIKIRAERENAPR from the coding sequence ATGAAGCCTTTGTGGCAAGATATGGAGCAGCTGTTGTCTTGGGGTGAGAGCTTTGTTGTGACTACCATTTTTGACAAATCCGGTTCCGTTCCCCGTACTGCCGGGGCCAAAATGGTCATTAAAATGGATGGTTCTATCATAGGCACCATTGGGGGCGGCAGGCTGGAAGCGGAAGCTCGCAGTCTGGCCGCCGAGGTCTTTAAAAGCAAGTCTCCTCTTACTCAAAAATTCATGCTCACAGGAACAGACGCGGCCCAGATGGATATGATTTGCGGCGGCAAGGGAGAGTTCTTATTGGATTATATTGATGCCGCAGATCAAGCCAATCTTGAGATCTATCGGGGCATTGCCAAGACCTTGGAGAAACGGGAAAAAGCCTGGCTGATTACGGAACTGGGCACGGCTTTGCACAATAAAGGGAAGAGGCAACAATGCCTGGTAAAGCAAGATGGCTCGTTAACCGGCACGTTTGAGTGGGACCGGGGGTTTTTGGCCAAGCTTATTGAGGGGTCGGCCAAAATATCCATCCATTGGGAGGTCCTGGAAGACCGGCGCCTCTTGATTGAACCCATCCGGAACACCGGCGTTTTGTATATTTTTGGGGCAGGTCATGTTTCCCAGAAAATAGCGCCCATCGCGGAAATGACTGGCTTTAAGACGGTGATTCTGGATGACCGTGCGGAATATGCAAGTAAGGAACGGTTTCCCCTCTCCGAAATTATTCTTCTTGAAGCGTTGGCAGAACCTTTGCCGGATCTGGCTTTTAACCAGGATAGTTACCTGGTGATAGTAACCAGGGGACATCTCCATGACAAAGCAGTGCTGGGTCAAGTGATAAGAAAGCCTGTTGCCTACATAGGGATGATTGGCAGCAGAAGAAAACGCGACATGGTCTACAAAGCCTTAAAGGAAGAATTGGGCCTCGTTGACGGTGATTTTGCCCGGGTGCATTCACCTATTGGCCTGGATATCCTGGCCGAGACTCCCGAAGAAATTGCCGTCAGTATTGTGGCTGAACTAATCAAAATCCGGGCGGAGAGGGAAAATGCGCCGAGATAA